The sequence TCCCGGGTCGCCCGGGCCCGCGAGGAACTGATCGCCCGCCTGCGGGCCGCCGAGGCCGGGGAGCCGGCCCCGGGCGCGACGGCGGAACTGGCGGCCGCCTGCTGAGCGGCGCGCCAGGACCGCCGGACGGCGGGTGACGGATCCCGGGATCCGTCACCCGCCGTCCGGCGTACTCCTGCCGTCCGCGTGCCCCCCGACCGGCGTGTTCCCTCCGCCCGGCGTGCCCCGGCCGCCCGGTCAGGCGCCGGCCGCCGGGCGGCGCGCCAGGAAGACGAACTCCTTCCCCGGACGGTCCGGCGCCTCCCGCACCTCCGTCACGACGAACCCCTGCGCCGCCAGCTCGCCCTCGACCTCCTCCCGCTCCCGGAAGCGCAGCGTCGAGTCCGAGGTCAGCACCTGACCGTCCGCGGCGAAGACGAAGGTCCACCGGAACGTCACCAGCGGCCCGTCCACCCCGGTCACCCGCACCCAGCTCTCGACCGCGCCGACGCCCGGGAGCTCCGTCACCCGGTGGGACTTCTCCCGGGTCCAGTCCTCCCAGGCGCGCGCGGCCGGGTCACGGGTCTCGAAGAGCAGATGGCCGCCGGGCCGCAGTGCCTCGAAGGCCCCGCGCAGCGTGCGCCGCCAGGCCGCCGGGCCGGCGATCGCCTGGGCGACGTTGGCGGTCATCGTCACCAGGTCGACCCGCAGTGGCGGGAGGTCCGCGGCGTCGCCGTGGAGCCAGCGCACCCGCCCGCCGCCCGGCTTGGCCCGGGCCACGTCCAGCGAGGCCCGGGCGGGATCGACACCGACCACCTCGACCCCGCGGTCGGCCAGGAGGAGCGCGAACACCCCCGTCCCGCAGCCGATGTCCAGCACCCGGCGGGCGCCCAGCTCTCCGGCCAGCCGGAGGTAGGGGTCGAGATCTCCCCGGTCGGGGTCGAGCGGGTCGTAGATCGCGGCCAGCCTGGGATGTCCGAAGCATTCGTCAGCCATGCACTCGAACATATGACGGTGCGGACCCGACGCGGGCGGCAACGGCACAGGCCGCCCGCCGGGAGCCGGCGGCGGGCCATGGGCAACGCCGCACAGCCGGCAGCCCACAGCCGGCAGCGCACAGCCGGCAGCGCACAGCGGGCAGCGGGCAGC comes from Streptomyces sp. TLI_053 and encodes:
- a CDS encoding class I SAM-dependent methyltransferase, which gives rise to MADECFGHPRLAAIYDPLDPDRGDLDPYLRLAGELGARRVLDIGCGTGVFALLLADRGVEVVGVDPARASLDVARAKPGGGRVRWLHGDAADLPPLRVDLVTMTANVAQAIAGPAAWRRTLRGAFEALRPGGHLLFETRDPAARAWEDWTREKSHRVTELPGVGAVESWVRVTGVDGPLVTFRWTFVFAADGQVLTSDSTLRFREREEVEGELAAQGFVVTEVREAPDRPGKEFVFLARRPAAGA